One segment of Methylotenera versatilis 79 DNA contains the following:
- a CDS encoding ArsR/SmtB family transcription factor, translating into MRQIKHPTIDQVELTDIMYALADPTRLEIVALLAKAGRKLTCGEIDLNRPKSSMSHHFKILRSAGLVETVIEGTEHMNSLRLEEIEQKYPGVLNSVLKATVKI; encoded by the coding sequence ATGAGACAAATCAAACATCCCACCATAGATCAAGTTGAATTGACGGACATTATGTATGCGCTTGCTGACCCCACTCGTTTAGAGATTGTTGCGCTGCTTGCGAAAGCTGGTAGAAAATTGACCTGTGGAGAAATTGACTTAAATCGTCCGAAATCCAGTATGTCGCATCATTTCAAGATTTTGAGAAGTGCAGGCCTTGTTGAAACAGTAATTGAAGGCACAGAGCATATGAACTCTTTGAGACTTGAAGAAATTGAGCAGAAGTACCCAGGCGTTTTAAATTCCGTGTTAAAAGCGACTGTAAAAATTTAA
- a CDS encoding NADH:flavin oxidoreductase/NADH oxidase, whose protein sequence is MTDLFSSYQLKDVTLKNRIAIPPMCQYMAVDGLVNDWHKVHYASLARGGSGLVIVEATAVAPEGRITPNCLGLWNDDQADQLREIASAIKAAGAVPGIQIAHAGRKASANIPWEGDDHIPATDARAWQAIAPSAIAFGGDLPRVPTEMTIADIKRVQNDFVAATQRALDAGFEWLELHMAHGYLGQSFFSPHSNHRTDEYGGNYENRARFSRETISAVRKVWPDSLPLTARFGVLEFDGKDEETLTESIQLVNDWRELGLDMLSVSVGFTIPETNIPWGPAFMAPIAQRVRNEAKIPVSSAWGFGAPKLADQAVRNEQLDLVMIGRAHLENPHWPYQAAKELGRESPAWILPPPYAHWLSRYRSPTAE, encoded by the coding sequence ATGACCGATTTATTTTCTTCCTATCAACTAAAGGATGTCACGTTAAAAAATAGAATCGCTATCCCGCCCATGTGCCAATACATGGCGGTAGATGGATTAGTAAATGACTGGCACAAAGTGCATTATGCAAGCTTGGCGCGCGGCGGTAGCGGATTGGTTATCGTTGAAGCAACAGCCGTGGCGCCAGAAGGACGCATTACGCCAAATTGTTTAGGACTTTGGAATGATGACCAAGCGGATCAACTGCGTGAAATCGCATCAGCAATCAAAGCCGCAGGTGCTGTTCCAGGTATTCAGATCGCACATGCTGGGCGTAAAGCCAGTGCCAATATTCCGTGGGAAGGCGATGACCATATACCCGCAACAGATGCACGTGCATGGCAAGCTATCGCGCCTTCTGCAATAGCATTCGGCGGTGATCTGCCACGCGTGCCGACAGAGATGACAATTGCTGATATCAAGCGGGTACAAAATGATTTTGTTGCCGCAACCCAACGTGCGCTTGACGCAGGATTTGAATGGCTAGAACTACATATGGCGCACGGATATCTCGGTCAGAGCTTTTTCTCCCCTCATTCAAATCATAGAACAGATGAATATGGCGGCAACTATGAAAACAGAGCCAGATTCAGTCGGGAAACGATTTCTGCCGTCAGAAAAGTTTGGCCAGATAGTTTGCCCTTAACCGCTCGATTTGGTGTGCTGGAATTTGATGGCAAAGATGAAGAAACACTGACTGAATCTATTCAATTAGTGAATGACTGGCGGGAATTAGGATTAGATATGCTGAGTGTCAGCGTGGGATTCACCATACCAGAAACCAATATTCCATGGGGTCCAGCATTCATGGCTCCTATTGCCCAGCGTGTACGTAATGAGGCTAAGATACCTGTTTCGTCGGCATGGGGATTTGGTGCACCTAAATTGGCTGATCAAGCCGTGCGTAACGAGCAGTTAGACTTAGTGATGATAGGACGCGCTCATTTGGAGAATCCTCATTGGCCCTATCAAGCGGCCAAAGAATTAGGTAGAGAAAGTCCCGCTTGGATTCTACCGCCGCCTTATGCGCATTGGTTATCTCGATATAGAAGCCCGACAGCGGAGTAA
- a CDS encoding tRNA-binding protein, protein MQTITWDDFTKVELRVGRVVNAAVFQEAKKPAYVLHVDFGEELGIKKSSAQITAIYRPEDLIGKLVVAVVNFPKKQIGPLMSECLVTGFHNERGEVVLCVPDQSVPLGTKLL, encoded by the coding sequence ATGCAAACAATTACTTGGGATGATTTCACTAAAGTGGAGCTACGTGTTGGCCGTGTCGTCAATGCTGCGGTGTTCCAAGAAGCTAAGAAGCCGGCCTACGTCCTGCATGTAGATTTCGGGGAAGAACTCGGGATAAAAAAGTCCAGTGCACAGATTACGGCTATCTATCGTCCAGAAGATCTTATCGGCAAGCTGGTAGTAGCGGTTGTCAATTTCCCGAAGAAGCAAATTGGCCCGCTGATGTCCGAGTGTTTGGTCACTGGCTTTCACAATGAGCGTGGCGAGGTCGTGCTATGCGTGCCCGATCAATCAGTTCCTCTTGGGACCAAACTTCTGTGA
- the leuA gene encoding 2-isopropylmalate synthase, whose amino-acid sequence MLQNPTNKYRAFPPVNLTDRQWPNRTITKTPIWLSTDLRDGNQSLFEPMNAERKMRMFRMLCDIGFKEIEVAFPSASKTDFGFVRTLIEGNHIPGDVTIEVLTPAREHLIISTMESLRGARRAIVHLYNATSKPFREIVFGMTKDEVVSMVVASVQLIKQLASEQPETEWILEYSPETFTATELDFALEVCNAVTEVWGATPENKVIINLPTTVEVSTPNIYADQIEWMHRHLARRDSIILSLHTHNDRGTAVAAAELALMAGADRVEGCLFGNGERTGNVDIVTMALNMYTQGVSPGLDFSDINEIARTVEDCNQLPIHPRHPYVGDLVFTAFSGSHQDAIKKGLAVQKPDELWNVPYLPIDPKDVGRNYDSVIRVNSQSGKGGIAYLLESEYGIVMPRRLQVEFAGVVQKHTDGHGGEMVAADIWKLFSATYFEDNKTIKYREHHLFEHGDTQGIRLHVEIDGNPHDLTGEGNGPIDAAVNAFKSAGLNINVRSYEQRSMNPGAEGADASSCAFIEISPETRGNFKDCYGVGIDANIVTASIKALVSGIHRMG is encoded by the coding sequence ATGTTGCAGAATCCAACTAATAAATACAGAGCATTTCCGCCAGTAAACTTGACCGATCGTCAGTGGCCGAACCGAACCATCACCAAAACGCCAATCTGGTTGAGTACAGACTTGCGTGATGGCAATCAATCGCTTTTTGAACCCATGAATGCAGAACGAAAAATGCGCATGTTTCGTATGCTATGTGATATTGGTTTCAAAGAAATTGAAGTGGCATTTCCTTCAGCCTCAAAAACAGATTTCGGCTTTGTGCGAACGCTTATTGAAGGCAATCATATTCCTGGTGATGTTACTATTGAGGTGTTAACTCCAGCACGCGAGCATTTGATTATTAGCACGATGGAATCGTTAAGAGGTGCGCGCCGTGCGATTGTGCATTTATATAACGCCACCTCAAAGCCTTTCCGTGAAATCGTCTTTGGTATGACTAAGGATGAGGTTGTTAGTATGGTGGTGGCATCCGTGCAATTAATCAAACAATTAGCATCTGAGCAACCAGAAACGGAATGGATACTTGAATATAGCCCTGAAACATTCACTGCGACTGAGCTTGATTTCGCATTAGAGGTTTGTAATGCAGTGACTGAAGTATGGGGTGCGACACCAGAGAACAAGGTAATTATCAATTTACCGACGACAGTTGAAGTGTCTACGCCTAATATTTATGCCGACCAGATTGAATGGATGCATCGCCATCTTGCAAGGCGTGATAGCATTATTTTAAGTCTTCATACACATAATGATAGAGGCACTGCAGTTGCAGCAGCAGAACTTGCGTTAATGGCAGGCGCTGACCGTGTAGAAGGCTGCCTTTTTGGTAATGGTGAACGAACTGGTAACGTTGATATAGTGACAATGGCTTTAAATATGTATACACAAGGCGTTTCACCGGGCCTTGATTTCTCCGACATTAACGAGATTGCTCGCACCGTCGAAGATTGTAACCAGTTACCGATACATCCACGTCATCCTTATGTGGGTGATTTAGTTTTTACCGCCTTTTCCGGGTCACATCAGGATGCGATTAAAAAAGGTTTGGCTGTACAAAAGCCAGATGAACTTTGGAATGTGCCTTACCTTCCGATAGATCCTAAAGATGTCGGGCGTAACTATGACTCGGTGATACGCGTAAATAGTCAATCTGGTAAAGGTGGCATTGCATATTTGTTAGAGAGTGAATATGGCATTGTGATGCCGCGTAGATTGCAAGTTGAATTTGCTGGTGTAGTGCAGAAACATACGGATGGCCATGGAGGGGAAATGGTTGCTGCAGATATCTGGAAACTTTTTTCAGCTACCTATTTTGAAGACAATAAAACGATTAAGTATCGGGAACATCATCTTTTTGAGCATGGTGATACTCAAGGAATTCGTTTACATGTCGAAATTGATGGTAATCCACATGACCTTACAGGTGAAGGTAATGGGCCTATCGATGCTGCTGTTAATGCATTTAAAAGTGCAGGATTAAATATTAATGTTCGCAGTTACGAGCAACGTTCAATGAATCCAGGGGCTGAGGGAGCCGATGCAAGCTCTTGTGCTTTTATAGAGATTTCACCAGAGACCAGAGGTAATTTTAAGGACTGTTATGGTGTAGGAATAGACGCTAACATTGTGACAGCTTCGATTAAAGCCTTGGTAAGCGGTATTCATCGGATGGGGTGA